GTCCCCGAACGAAGGTCACGGTCACCGTCAAACCGGTACCGCCAGCACCTTCTGCTACAGGGGCCTCAATCTGCAGCGGTAGTTCCGTAAAGCTCACAGCCACCGACCCGGGAGGAAACTATGCCTGGTTCAGCGCTTCAGAGGGAGGAGTACTATTGGCAACAACACCTGATTTTTTCACTCCAATTCTTACGTCGACAACGACCTACTACGTTCAAACTACCATTAACGGATGTACAAGCGCACGGTCGCCCGTCGCGGTTATTGTCAATCCCATACCACAAGCTCCGGCAGCAACCAACATAACCATTTGTCAGTATTCCGCAGCCACGCTCAGCGTCACGGATGCCGGAGAAATCTATAAGTGGTATGATGCGCCAGAGGATGGTAACCTGCTGGCAACAGGGAGCTCGTTCACCACACCTCCTTTGTCCAATACCACTACATATTATGTTGACGCAACATCGGCATCCGGTTGTACAGGAACAAGAACGGCTGTCACAGCAACTGTAAATTACCCCAAAAATCCGGCCTTTGTTTACGCGTCCGGAACATATTGCGTGTCGGGCATTGATCCAACACCTGCAATCATCGGTGGCGAAACAGGAACGTTCAGCGCCGGCCCCGGAGTGGTATTTACCGACCCAAACACAGGCGAAATCGACTTGAGTGCGAGTTTGCCAGGATTATATGAAATCACATTTATTGCAAATAACCCATGTGCTTATGCCAGCACCGTAAGTCTTACTATAACCAATGCTCCGGATGCGAGCTTTAATTATAACGGTTCTTATTGCAGGAAACAAAACAATGCGATACCGGCCTTTCCAGCAGGAAGCAGCGCCGGTACCTTCTCGGCATCACCAGCCGGACTCGTTTTCTTAAACGCAAGTACGGGAGAAATTGATTTGAACCTAAGCCAGGCAGGTACTTATACAATTACGAATCAAATAGCAGCTGCGAGTGGCTGTGCCGAAGCCTCTTTCTCACAAATTATCACCATCAATCCTGAATCCATTGCAGATGCCGGTCCGGATCAGACGATATGCTCGGGCAGTTCAGTCGTACTGAATGGGCAGATCGGTGGAAGTGCCACCAGTGGAAAGTGGTCGGGCGGACTTGGAACTTTTTCAGACCCCTTTGCGTTGAATGCTGTTTATACACCAGCAGCCGGAGAAACAAACGTTTATCTAACACTAACCGCCGACACCGGCCCTTGCGACGGGCAAAATAACACCATGAATCTCACCATCGAACCGACTCCGGTGATTACCAGTTCTCCTTCGCTGACTGTCTGCAATGACGAGCCTCTGCAATATACCATTACGAGCAGTGTTAGTGGAACCACCTTTACCTGGAGCCGTGCGTACGTTGCTGGCATAGATAACACCGCTATTGGAGGACAGACCAGCGGCGTTATTAATGAGATTTTGCATAACAGCACGCCCTTCCCCGTGGTGGTCAAATATGAGATTACCCCTGTAGCCGGTGTGTGTACAGGCGATGTTTTTATATACCAGGTCACTGTTAACCCCACTCCTACGGTTACCAGCAACACATCTATTACCGTCTGCAACGACGAATTGCAGAACTACACAATTACAGGAAGCGTAAGTAACACAACATTTATCTGGAACCGGGCGAATGTTGGCGGTATCAGTAATCCGCCAGTTACAGGACAACCCGGCGATAAAATCACGGAGACTCTGCATAATACAACTTCCTATCCTCTGATAGTTACATATGAGATCATCCCAATGGCAAACGGATGTGCAGGCGAGACTTTCCTTTACGAAGTTACCGTTAATCCCAGTCCTGTTGTCAGCAGCTCCTCTTCCGCGACAATTTGCAACGATCAGCCGCAGAATTATACCATTACCAGCGATGTCAGTAACACTACCTTCAGTTGGAGCCGCGCAGCAGTATCTGAGATTAGCAATCCCGCTGTTACAGGCCAAACCGGCAGTACCATAACAGAAACGCTCCACAATACTACAGTTTCTCCTGTCATTGTAAGCTACGAAATCACCCCAACTGCAAACGGATGTACGGGTGTTCCTTTTATTTATCAAGTCACCGTCAACCCCACTCCTACGGTTACCAGCAGCTCATCGGCAACCGTTTGCAACGATAAACCGCAAAACTATGCTATTACCGGAGGCAGCAGCAACACAACCTTCAGCTGGAGCCGCGCACACGTGCAGGGCATCAGTAACACAGCCGTTACAGGACGAATCAGCAGTGTAATCACAGAAACGCTGCACAATACCACAACCTCCCCTGTGATAGTCAGCTATGAGATCATCCCACGGGCAAACGGGTGTACCGGCGCTCCGTTTATATACAAAGTCACTGTCAATCCAACGCCTACGGTTACCAGCAGCTCATCCACGACAGTATGCAATGATGAAGCGCAGAATTACACCATTACCGGAGGCGTCAGTAACACAACCTTCAGCTGGAGCCGCGCAGAGGTTCCGGGGATCAGCAATCCCGCAGTTACAGGCCAACCGGGTGATATTATCACCGAAACGCTGCATAATATGATGGCCTCTCCGTTGACTGTCAGTTATGAGATCATACCGATGGCAAATGGCTGCTCCGGTAATCCATTTATCTATAAGGTTACAGTAAACCCTACGCCCACTGTAACCAGCAGTTCTTCTGTAACGGTATGTAATGACGAGCCACTGAATTATACTATTACCGGAAGCGTAAGCAACTCAACCTTCAGCTGGAGCCGCGCTGAAGCTGCCGGTATCAGCAATCCGGCTGTTACGGGTCAATCCGACGATACCATCACAGAAACGCTGCATAACAACACTAATTCTCCGGTTATTGTCAGCTATCAGATCATCCCAATGGCAAACGGGTGTACCGGAGATCCATTTATATATAGTGTGACAGTCAACCCCACACCAGGAGTAACGAGCAGTTTAGCTGCTATAGTGTGCAATGACGAACCGCAAAACTATATTATTACCGACGGTGTCAGCGGTACAAGCTTCACGTGGAGCCGGGCAGACGTCGCCGGTATCAGCAACCCCGCAGTCGCCGGACAAACAGGCAATGTTATTTCAGAAACTCTGCACAACAGCACCAATGCCCCGATTATTGTTAGCTACGAGATTACACCGCAGGCAAACGGGTGTACAGGTGATCCTTTTATTTATAAGGTCACCGTTAATCCCACTCCTACGATAAGCAGCAGTTCGTCTGTAATAGTGTGCAACGACGAACAGCAAAATTATACAATTACGAGCGACGTCAGCAACACGACCTTCAGCTGGAGCCGCGCAGCAGTTCCGGGGATCAGCAATCCGGCCGTTTCGGGTCAAACAGGAGGGATCATCGCAGAAACGCTCCATAACGACACAGACTCTCCGGTTATCGTCAGCTATGAAATCACCCCCATCCTAAATGGATGTGCAGGTAATGCTTTTGTTTATACCGTGACGGTAAACCCCACTCCTTCTGTCAGCAGCAGTTCATCGGCAACTATTTGCAATGACGATCCTCAAAACTATATTATCACCGCAGAAGTCAGCGGAACAAGTTTCAGCTGGAGCCGGGCAGATGTCGCGGGAATTAGCAATCCAGCGGTTTCCGGACAAACGGGCAATGTTATAACAGAAACCCTTCACAACAACACAACTTCTCCCATAACCGTCAGTTACCAGATCATTCCCACGGCAAACGGATGTACAGGTACCCCATTTACATATAATGTCACTGTTAACCCGACGCCCGTGGTTACCAGCAGCTCATCTGCTACTGTGTGCAGCGATGAGCAACAAAACTATATCATCGCAGGAGGGGTAACTAACACTGTCTTCACCTGGAGCCGCGCACAGGTTCCAGGTATCAGTAATGCAGCTACAGTGGGGCAAACCGGATCTGCGATCACCGAAACACTGCATAATACCACTGCCTCGCCGGTGGTTGTCAGCTATGAGGTTATCCCCACGGCAAACGGTTGCATCGGTGATCCGTTTATCTATATAGTGACCGTAAATCCCACTCCCGCAGTAACAAATACCGATCTTGTAAAAACGATTTGCTCGGGAGAGACCCTTCCGGCAGTAATTCTTACATCTGACGTACCGGGCACTACCTTTAGCTGGACAGCAACCACCTCCGGCGCAATTACTGGTTTTACCGGTAGCGGAAACGGAGATATTCCAGTTCAAACGATCAATAATACAAGCTCTGTGTCAGGCACGCTGACCTATAGTATTACTCCTTTCCATGACGGCTGCCAGGGAGTGACAAAAAACCTCGTAGTTGAGGTAAACCCTATCCCCGCGACGCCACTGGCTACCAGTAATTCACCGGTATGTGCCGGCTCGGTCCTTGTTCTGAGTACACCGGCTGTTGCAGGGGCAAGCTACTTATGGTCAGGGCCAAACGGCTTTGTGTCGAGCGAGCAGAACCCGGGCTTGCCGAACCTTTCATTAGCCGCAGCCGGAACTTATTCCGTACAGACAACGGTTAATGGTTGTACAAGTAGCGCCGGAACCACTGAGGTCACCGTGGTTCCTCTTCCTTCAACGCCCACTCCATTAAGCAACAGTCCAATATGCGCAGGCAGCACCCTTATACTGAGTACTACAGGCATCGCCGGAGCCTCATATAACTGGACAGGTCCCAACGGGTTCAGCTCCTCACTGCAAAATCCTGAGATAAACAATGCCACTTCTGCGGCGTCGGGAACTTACTCATTAACTGTAACGGTAAATGGCTGCCCCAGCGCTTCCGGCACAACAGACGTAGTAGTAAACCCAATACCTCCTGCTCCCCTTGCCGGCAGCAACAGTCCTCTTTGTGCAGGAAGCTCCTTAAGCTTACAAGCCGAACCTCTTACCGGCGCAACATACACATGGACCGGGCCGAATGGATTCTCATCCAACCTTCGGAATCCGGTTATCAACTCCGCCTCTTTAGCCGATGCGGGTACCTATTATGTAACAACAACCATTGCGGGTTGTACAGGGCCGGCTCAGGCTGTTACCGTAGTAATTAACACAACTCCAATTAACCCTGTGGTCACTGCCACCACTCCCGTTTGTGCAGGTGAAACCATTCATTTCGAAGCAACCGAATTTGCAGGGGCATTATATAACTGGACTGGTCCCGCGGGTTTCACATCCAGCCTTCGTAATCCGGAAATAAATAATGCCACACCTGGAGCAACCGGAACTTATAGTGTTATCATCAGCTCTCCCGGCTGCGGCATCAATATTACAAAAGAGGTTTTCGTAAAAGTGAATGAAACGCCCGCCTCCATAGCAGTAAGCAATAACGGCCCGGTGTGTGAGGGTGGGACAATAAGTCTGTCCGCGGCGAGCGTGCCGGGCGCATCTTATAACTGGACGGGTCCCAACGGGTTTATTTCGTCTTTACAAAACCCGGATGTCCTCAATGCAACAAGCTTAAATGCCGGCGCTTACCGGCTCTTCATAACCGTTGACGGTTGTCCGGGTCCGGTTTCTGAAACAATTGTGGTTATCAGTGAAGCCTCTGTTGTTTATGCCGGTTCTGATCAAACAGTATGTTCAGCGAGTCCTCTCGTTGCGCTTTATGGAACCATTTCGGGAGGAAGCTCTACTGGCGTATGGAGTACAAGTGGCAGCGGCACATTTCCCCAGGGTAATACCAGTTTAAAGGGAACTTACTCACCTTCTACAGCCGACGTAATTTCGGGAAGCATCAAACTAACGCTTACTTCAACCAATAATAAATGTAATGCAGTTGCCTCCTCTTTTATGGTCACTATACAGGCGACACCGGTGATTGCAGCAGGCCCCGATCAGGAAGTATGTTCGGATAATCCAGATGTAAGATTAAACGGCAGTGTAAACACACCATATGGAGCCATTTGGAGCAGTTCGGGTACCGGACGTTTCAGCCCCTCAAATGCCGATTTAAACGCCAACTATCTACCTGGCAGGGAAGATATTTCGGCCGGTAACGTCACACTGCGGCTATCCTCTACGGGCAATGGTGCTTGTTCCGTTGTTTCAGATGAACTGAACATCAGCATAATTCGCCCCCCTGCGATCACCCCCATTGCAGACATCTACATTTTTGAAGATGAGAGCGTGGTTTTAGAGCCTCAGGTTAGCGGAGAAAACCTCGAATACAGTTGGGCTCCATTTAATTATCTTAGCGATTCCACGATCAGAAACCCCTCAGTGAAGGGCGTTGAAGATATTACTTATACGTTGACAGTGAAAGGAAGAGCCGGCTGCGTTGAAACAAGCCAGATTTCCGTCAAAGTTTTAAAACCAATAAAGATACCCAATACCTTCACTCCCAATAATGATGGAGTGAATGATGTCTTTAATATCCGGGAGCTAGACGACTACCCGGGTGTGTCGGTTACCATTTTTAACCGTTACGGTTCAAAACTGTTCTCTTCGCAAGGTTACGACAGTCCCTGGGATGGTACCCACAACGGAAATCCTGTACCCACAGGCGTTTACTATTATGTAATTGATATACCCGTTTATAATAAGACCCTGTCTGGTTATATTACTGTCATTAAATGAAAATACAGCCCTGTCACGGAGCAAACAATTTTATCGCTTAAAGTATTATTTATAAATTAGCCTGATAAATTATTGAAGGATCTATTGAATAAAATGCAGTCGCTGGCAAAACAAATATTTGTTTTTCTTTTCCTCTTCATCATACTTGAAAGGGCTGGTGTTTCTGTAGTTTCAACGCTCATCTCCAGCACCACGGTTAATAATGAACTTATTAACGCGGAAGCAGAAAATACAGCAAAGGAAGCCGAAAGCATTAAGGATTCTTCATTAAAAGAGTACTGGACCTGCTGCCTGCTTTATCGGGTACCCGATCCTTTGCTGCCTTATAAACAAAAAGTCCATATCTCTAAAGAGGAGATTTACGCACTTCTATTCTTTCCATCCATCCCAACGCCACCTCCGGACTTTTGTTAGACTGCCTTTTCACGGGTTCGTATTTACGGCTACCCATGATGACCATTTAACAATATCTGTATTTACTATATTATTTTAATTATGAACTTATTCAGTTTTAAAAGCACTGCAGTTTTTGCATTTGCCCTTTTATTTATGAACACAAACGCATCTGCACAGGCTAAAAAAGCCGACGACTCAGAGCTAAAAAAGGAGATTACACCTTTAACAAATTCCTTGTCTTATATTTCTAAGCTTCAGCCTTTATCCTTCAGATACAGCCCGGAGCAAATAAGTAAACTAAACCTTCCTGCAGGACAGCAATATGGGTTCCTCTCTGAAGATGTGCAGAAGGTAATTCCGGGAATCGTTAAAAGCGAAAACAAAATGATTCCCCGCGGGAAAAATGCTTTTCGCACCGTAGAAATGAAGAACGTGGATCTCGAAAGCCTGATCCCTATGCTGGTTGGCTCCATACAGGAACAACAGGCGGAGATTGAAAAACTCAAAAGCGAGCTTCAATCGCTGAAGTCGATGGCTGCTGCGGACAGCAACGCACCATGATTTTCCAATATATGTTTTTAGTTTAGTTGCTTAATGGAGGGTCGATGGCCCTCCATTGTTTTTAGCCTTCGTAAAAATCCTGCAGGGCGCCGAAATAGGATGTATCCCATCCTGCAATAATATCTTCGTAATCGTTATCCGGGATATTGGTGTGCCGCAATTCAACCGATGTACCGCTCTTATGAGCATGTAGTTTTATAGTAACGATAGACTCCTCTGCCTGATCACCGAAATACCACTGCTGTACAATTTTTTTCCCTTCTTCAAATTCAAGGTTTTTTCCTGATATACTTCCTTCCCACAATGAAAACTCCGAACCAGGAACTGTAGACATCTCCGCCTCTTCACCTGTCCAGAGATGAATCGTAGGAGGATTAGTTAAAGCGAGATATACTTCTTCAGGAGACGCTGTAATGATATAATATTTTTTGTAATCCTTCATGTGTCACTGATCCGGAATTAAGTTTCCGGCATCGATTATTAAATATAGAGGTTAAAAATAGGAAGCTTCACTTAATAATCCGCATTTATCTTTCTAAAGCAATACTTTATCGTAGCATCCTCCCCCTGAAAGTCCGATTTCCGACGCCAGTTAAAAACATATTAATCCATCTTGCAGTTTATATGCCTACGGGTTTAAAAATACACAGCCCCCTTACAGATACATATGATAGAAACAAAAGAACAAAAGAGAGAAGCGAATGCATTTTACAGGGAGGCGCTGGAAATGCTTCATGCAACAGGCGCAAATTTTATGCTGGGAGGTGCGTTTGCATTATTTAAATATACAGGGCTTTACAGGGACACCAAAGACCTCGACGTTTTTTGCAAACCCAGTGAGTACCCTAAAATCTTGAAATTTTTTGCAGAAAAAGGCTATGAAACACAGCTGACAGATGTAAGATGGCTGGCAAAAGTATTTAAGGGGGAATATTTTATCGATATAATCTTCGACACAGTAAATAACATTTGTACAGTTGACGACACGTGGTACGAGCGCGCCACCGAGGGAGAGTTTGCGGGAATCCCGGTGAAATTCATATCGGCAGAAGAACTGATCTGGTGTAAGATATATGTGCAGAACCGCGAACGCTACGACAGTGCGGATATCAATCATACTCTTCTCAAATATGGTAAGCAGCTCGACTGGAAGCACCTGCTATTCAGGGTCGATCAGCACTGGCATTTGTTGCTGGCCCAAATCCTCATATTTCAGTTCGTATATCCGGCTGATTATCACGACATCATACCTAAATGGCTTTTCGACGAGTTGATGAAGCGGGCAAACGAACAATATGATATTCCGGGTGCTGTAGAAAAAGTATGCAGGGGACCAATTATTGACCAAACACAATATAAGGTCGATATAAAAGAATGGGATTATAAAGTTACTACGATTAAAACAGTTTGATATGGAAGATCAGAATAAAAAAATACGTATCGCTGCAGTAGGAGACGTTCACGTAAGAGAGTCGGATAAAGGGAAATGGATAGAATACTTCAAGAGGGTATCTCAGGAGGCTGATGTGCTCCTGATTTGCGGAGATCTTACTGATACCGGCGACGAAGGCGAAGCACAGGTACTGGCCGAAGAGCTGAAGGCATGTTCTATTCCTGTTGTTGGCGTACTCGGCAATCACGACTATGAAAAAGGCAGGCATAAACTCATCCGGCAGATCCTTCAGAACAACAACATGTCTGTTCTTGATGGAGAAGCGCTGGTTATACATGGCATTGGTTTCGCAGGTGTAAAAGGTTTTGGAGGGGGGTTTGACGGACACATGCTATCGATGTTTGGAGAAGGAGCCATGAAAGCCTTTGTGCAGGAAGCTGTAGATGAAGCGCTTCACCTTGACAGGGCCCTTGCACGCCTGGATCAGGAACATGAAAACATAAAAAAAGTAGCGATCCTGCATTATGCACCCATTAAAGATACGGTGATAGGCGAACCTGAGCAGATCTTCCCATTTCTCGGTTCATCGAGACTGGCAGAACCTTTGAGTCGTAGAAATGTGGTGGCTGCATTCCACGGGCATGCGCACGTGGGGCAACTCGAAGGCGCAACCTCTAGTGGCGTAAAGGTGTATAATGTGGCAAAGCAGATTCTTATGAAGGCTGGATACGAATTCCCGTTCTATATATTCGAAGTATAAGGGCAGCGTTAATTTGCTATCCAACAGTTGCTATCTCCAAATCGAAATCCCGTCGAAATACAATAGTTTTTGTATATTGGTAAAAGTTGGTTTACATCAGCCTTTATCGGGCTACTATTGTATTAAGCCTCTGTTATAGTATATTACCGGCAACGGGTACACCAGGAACATTATTTGAATACGCGAACACGATGCAGATCACTTTACTCCGGTTCATTTTAAAAAGTTTTGTCATTATAGCGCTGGTTCTGCTTCTGAGCTTTTTCATCTTCTACTTTTGCATATACTCAGGTTTTTTTGGAAAAATCCCTTCAGAAAATGAGTTAAAAAGTAAGCAAAACAGTATAGCCTCAGAATTGTACACAGCCGACAGTGTGTTGATCGGAAGATACTATATTCAGGATCGCAAGAATGTTCGGTTTGAAGAAATCTCCAAACACGTCATTTCTGCACTGGTTGCAACGGAAGATGCCCGTTTTTACAAGCATAATGGAGTAGATGTCCGTAGCCTGGCCCGTGTCTTTTTCAAAACCTTCCTCGCTGGCGACGAACAGTCGGGCGGAGGCAGCACATTAAGCCAGCAGCTGGCTAAGAACCTTTATCCCCGGCAGAGACAGCCCTTTCTTAGCACTCCGATCAACAAGATCAAGGAAATGATCATTGCACAACGCATAGAATCGATCTATTCGAAAAAGGAAGTCCTCGAGCTATACCTGAACACTGTACCCATGGGAGGAAATATTTACGGTATAGAACGGGCCTCCGAAGTGTATTTCGGCAAAGCCGCAATGGGACTAAAAATCGAAGAAGCCGCTGTACTGGTTGGGATGCTTAAAGCAAACACAACGTACAATCCCGCTTACTATCCTACCCGCTCGCTCGAACGCCGTAACTTCGTGATAGATCAAATGGTTAAATACAACTATCTTGACAATAGTTCAGCCGATTCA
The window above is part of the Arcticibacter tournemirensis genome. Proteins encoded here:
- a CDS encoding tail fiber domain-containing protein — encoded protein: MNTNASAQAKKADDSELKKEITPLTNSLSYISKLQPLSFRYSPEQISKLNLPAGQQYGFLSEDVQKVIPGIVKSENKMIPRGKNAFRTVEMKNVDLESLIPMLVGSIQEQQAEIEKLKSELQSLKSMAAADSNAP
- a CDS encoding SRPBCC domain-containing protein, which encodes MKDYKKYYIITASPEEVYLALTNPPTIHLWTGEEAEMSTVPGSEFSLWEGSISGKNLEFEEGKKIVQQWYFGDQAEESIVTIKLHAHKSGTSVELRHTNIPDNDYEDIIAGWDTSYFGALQDFYEG
- a CDS encoding metallophosphoesterase family protein → MEDQNKKIRIAAVGDVHVRESDKGKWIEYFKRVSQEADVLLICGDLTDTGDEGEAQVLAEELKACSIPVVGVLGNHDYEKGRHKLIRQILQNNNMSVLDGEALVIHGIGFAGVKGFGGGFDGHMLSMFGEGAMKAFVQEAVDEALHLDRALARLDQEHENIKKVAILHYAPIKDTVIGEPEQIFPFLGSSRLAEPLSRRNVVAAFHGHAHVGQLEGATSSGVKVYNVAKQILMKAGYEFPFYIFEV
- a CDS encoding PKD-like domain-containing protein, whose product is MITYTSGYIKKSLLLLVLLVSFFAESRAQDCNIPIIVDLRASPNMSKSFKTKRNGDCCGDKSCVTFKIYLHPGSDLLSFATDKITGAGFYSIDCGSLIPSGTAACLSKSSDIVIITYCKPGGGDEETYTIKTSTEVSASADINLRQGCTGEMSVNGLQPANITWTSIYPGVQGQYNSYLSCTSGCPATYVTPMPGAPAYIDYQVSGPGAACAGTKTDTIRVYTSPPLTVAIDPANPAICSDGSGSTVLTAVTTGGIPPFTYTWSDGQNTPSITVNAAGSYSVTVLDNATNCSPVSQNAEVTAIPTPTAPVVDGTTICSGNTAVLTATSPGGTYQWFNSASGGTLLSTGDSFITPVLSATTTYYVQTTVNGCTSQRTPVTVNVTPVPAAPVAQGMAICSNNAVTLSATSPGGIYQWFDSASGGTLLGAGSAFTTPVLTTTTSYYVQTTVNNCTSPRTKVTVTVKPVPPAPSATGASICSGSSVKLTATDPGGNYAWFSASEGGVLLATTPDFFTPILTSTTTYYVQTTINGCTSARSPVAVIVNPIPQAPAATNITICQYSAATLSVTDAGEIYKWYDAPEDGNLLATGSSFTTPPLSNTTTYYVDATSASGCTGTRTAVTATVNYPKNPAFVYASGTYCVSGIDPTPAIIGGETGTFSAGPGVVFTDPNTGEIDLSASLPGLYEITFIANNPCAYASTVSLTITNAPDASFNYNGSYCRKQNNAIPAFPAGSSAGTFSASPAGLVFLNASTGEIDLNLSQAGTYTITNQIAAASGCAEASFSQIITINPESIADAGPDQTICSGSSVVLNGQIGGSATSGKWSGGLGTFSDPFALNAVYTPAAGETNVYLTLTADTGPCDGQNNTMNLTIEPTPVITSSPSLTVCNDEPLQYTITSSVSGTTFTWSRAYVAGIDNTAIGGQTSGVINEILHNSTPFPVVVKYEITPVAGVCTGDVFIYQVTVNPTPTVTSNTSITVCNDELQNYTITGSVSNTTFIWNRANVGGISNPPVTGQPGDKITETLHNTTSYPLIVTYEIIPMANGCAGETFLYEVTVNPSPVVSSSSSATICNDQPQNYTITSDVSNTTFSWSRAAVSEISNPAVTGQTGSTITETLHNTTVSPVIVSYEITPTANGCTGVPFIYQVTVNPTPTVTSSSSATVCNDKPQNYAITGGSSNTTFSWSRAHVQGISNTAVTGRISSVITETLHNTTTSPVIVSYEIIPRANGCTGAPFIYKVTVNPTPTVTSSSSTTVCNDEAQNYTITGGVSNTTFSWSRAEVPGISNPAVTGQPGDIITETLHNMMASPLTVSYEIIPMANGCSGNPFIYKVTVNPTPTVTSSSSVTVCNDEPLNYTITGSVSNSTFSWSRAEAAGISNPAVTGQSDDTITETLHNNTNSPVIVSYQIIPMANGCTGDPFIYSVTVNPTPGVTSSLAAIVCNDEPQNYIITDGVSGTSFTWSRADVAGISNPAVAGQTGNVISETLHNSTNAPIIVSYEITPQANGCTGDPFIYKVTVNPTPTISSSSSVIVCNDEQQNYTITSDVSNTTFSWSRAAVPGISNPAVSGQTGGIIAETLHNDTDSPVIVSYEITPILNGCAGNAFVYTVTVNPTPSVSSSSSATICNDDPQNYIITAEVSGTSFSWSRADVAGISNPAVSGQTGNVITETLHNNTTSPITVSYQIIPTANGCTGTPFTYNVTVNPTPVVTSSSSATVCSDEQQNYIIAGGVTNTVFTWSRAQVPGISNAATVGQTGSAITETLHNTTASPVVVSYEVIPTANGCIGDPFIYIVTVNPTPAVTNTDLVKTICSGETLPAVILTSDVPGTTFSWTATTSGAITGFTGSGNGDIPVQTINNTSSVSGTLTYSITPFHDGCQGVTKNLVVEVNPIPATPLATSNSPVCAGSVLVLSTPAVAGASYLWSGPNGFVSSEQNPGLPNLSLAAAGTYSVQTTVNGCTSSAGTTEVTVVPLPSTPTPLSNSPICAGSTLILSTTGIAGASYNWTGPNGFSSSLQNPEINNATSAASGTYSLTVTVNGCPSASGTTDVVVNPIPPAPLAGSNSPLCAGSSLSLQAEPLTGATYTWTGPNGFSSNLRNPVINSASLADAGTYYVTTTIAGCTGPAQAVTVVINTTPINPVVTATTPVCAGETIHFEATEFAGALYNWTGPAGFTSSLRNPEINNATPGATGTYSVIISSPGCGINITKEVFVKVNETPASIAVSNNGPVCEGGTISLSAASVPGASYNWTGPNGFISSLQNPDVLNATSLNAGAYRLFITVDGCPGPVSETIVVISEASVVYAGSDQTVCSASPLVALYGTISGGSSTGVWSTSGSGTFPQGNTSLKGTYSPSTADVISGSIKLTLTSTNNKCNAVASSFMVTIQATPVIAAGPDQEVCSDNPDVRLNGSVNTPYGAIWSSSGTGRFSPSNADLNANYLPGREDISAGNVTLRLSSTGNGACSVVSDELNISIIRPPAITPIADIYIFEDESVVLEPQVSGENLEYSWAPFNYLSDSTIRNPSVKGVEDITYTLTVKGRAGCVETSQISVKVLKPIKIPNTFTPNNDGVNDVFNIRELDDYPGVSVTIFNRYGSKLFSSQGYDSPWDGTHNGNPVPTGVYYYVIDIPVYNKTLSGYITVIK
- a CDS encoding nucleotidyltransferase, producing MIETKEQKREANAFYREALEMLHATGANFMLGGAFALFKYTGLYRDTKDLDVFCKPSEYPKILKFFAEKGYETQLTDVRWLAKVFKGEYFIDIIFDTVNNICTVDDTWYERATEGEFAGIPVKFISAEELIWCKIYVQNRERYDSADINHTLLKYGKQLDWKHLLFRVDQHWHLLLAQILIFQFVYPADYHDIIPKWLFDELMKRANEQYDIPGAVEKVCRGPIIDQTQYKVDIKEWDYKVTTIKTV